From the Bacteroidales bacterium genome, one window contains:
- a CDS encoding DUF2723 domain-containing protein has translation MSNLPFTLRKLDLITGWVVFAIATVVYFMTVEPTASWWDCGEFIATAYKLQVTHPPGAPLFQMIGRVFTLFAGGDTANIALMVNIMSALSSSFSILFLFWSITMLAEKSVKATGELTEAKVYIILGAGIVGALAYTFSDSFWFSAVEGEVYAMSSFFTAIVFWAILRWERVADEKRHLHWMLLIAYLIGLSIGVHLLNLLAIPAIAYIYYFKKYEVTPKGIIITGLIAVVTLFFIMNLLIPGVVQLEAKSELLFVNTFGLPFNSGTIVFLSLLTGLIVWALAYTQRYKKVVLNTIVLALTFILIGYSSFFMIVIRANADPPQNMNSPSDAMAMLSYLGREQYGTWPLLHGQYYNAPYDPAEPASDGTPVYRKDTTARKYVIVDDRKGVIPNYDPRFETIFPRMWSNSRQAHIDAYKHWGKVKGVPISTTQSDGTREVLYKPTFGENLRFFFSYQISHMYFRYFMWNFVGRQNDVEGHGNITDGNWLSGISFIDNWRLGNQQDLPPGMQNPANNKFYFLPLLLGLIGLLYHWKRNYKDTVVVALLFLMTGLAIVVYLNQTPYQPRERDYSYAGSFYAFAIWIGFGVISLWEILSKVLKNAKVSAVIASIVALLLVPGIMAIEGWDDHNRSNRYVARDFAHNYLVACDPDAVLITYGDNDTFPLWYIQDVEDVRTDVRVANHMLASGDWYVHQLARAVNDSPPLPFTISNEQYGRGSNDAVYFWDRGLQGHRELKELINFVASDADHTKVTLGGRRMSYFPTKKIKITIDRDAVLANGIVPAHMADHIEPELSWEVKPNAIYRNDLMLLDFLATSNWTRPLYFTSPSGILEALNLEEYIHLEGFVYKLMPVKADHYVRGLGGINVEATYDALMNKAKWGNINDPRVTVDRESMRNSMFPRQNFMRLAQALLDENRIDSAVAVADRFVEIFPNDKFPFDRFTTPFTEVYYEAGMFEKGNELVRTIANNYMADIDYYDNQRPAVAAYFGEDREIAMIMLQRLSMSARVYDQPEVAEEIDSFITIRGQ, from the coding sequence ATGAGTAACCTACCATTTACCTTAAGAAAACTCGACCTGATTACCGGTTGGGTTGTTTTTGCCATTGCCACCGTTGTCTATTTTATGACTGTGGAACCAACTGCTAGTTGGTGGGATTGCGGCGAGTTTATTGCCACAGCCTATAAATTGCAGGTCACGCATCCGCCCGGAGCTCCGTTATTCCAGATGATAGGTAGGGTTTTCACACTTTTTGCCGGTGGCGATACAGCCAATATTGCACTGATGGTTAACATCATGTCGGCCCTGTCGAGTTCATTCAGTATTTTATTTCTTTTTTGGAGCATCACCATGCTTGCCGAAAAGTCCGTTAAGGCTACAGGTGAACTTACCGAAGCAAAAGTTTATATTATTCTTGGCGCAGGTATTGTTGGGGCGCTGGCTTATACCTTTTCTGATTCGTTTTGGTTCTCAGCCGTTGAAGGTGAGGTGTATGCAATGTCTTCTTTTTTCACTGCCATTGTTTTCTGGGCTATTCTCAGATGGGAACGTGTGGCTGATGAAAAACGACACCTGCATTGGATGTTGCTGATTGCTTATCTCATTGGGCTTTCCATCGGTGTCCATTTGCTCAACCTGCTCGCTATCCCTGCCATCGCATATATTTATTATTTTAAGAAATATGAGGTGACACCTAAAGGCATTATAATTACAGGCCTTATTGCTGTAGTCACCCTGTTTTTTATCATGAACCTGCTTATCCCGGGCGTGGTTCAACTTGAAGCTAAGTCAGAACTCTTATTTGTCAATACATTCGGCCTTCCTTTCAATTCAGGAACCATTGTGTTTTTATCACTTTTAACAGGTTTGATTGTATGGGCGCTGGCTTATACACAACGTTATAAAAAAGTGGTGCTCAATACCATTGTACTGGCCCTTACTTTTATCCTTATCGGGTACTCGTCCTTTTTTATGATAGTCATACGTGCCAATGCTGACCCTCCGCAAAACATGAACAGTCCTTCGGATGCAATGGCCATGCTTTCTTATCTTGGCCGGGAACAGTATGGTACATGGCCACTGCTGCACGGGCAATATTATAATGCTCCTTATGATCCGGCTGAACCTGCTTCAGACGGAACGCCGGTTTACCGCAAAGACACGACTGCCCGCAAATACGTAATTGTAGACGATCGCAAAGGGGTAATTCCAAACTACGACCCGAGGTTTGAAACAATATTTCCGAGGATGTGGAGCAATTCACGTCAGGCTCATATTGATGCATACAAACACTGGGGGAAAGTGAAAGGCGTACCCATTTCTACAACCCAGAGTGACGGGACAAGGGAAGTCCTGTATAAACCAACATTCGGTGAAAACCTGCGCTTCTTTTTCAGTTACCAGATAAGCCACATGTATTTCAGGTATTTTATGTGGAATTTTGTTGGAAGGCAAAATGATGTTGAAGGCCATGGGAACATCACCGATGGGAATTGGTTAAGCGGCATTAGTTTTATTGATAACTGGCGGCTGGGTAACCAGCAGGATCTGCCACCTGGAATGCAAAACCCTGCAAATAACAAATTCTATTTTCTTCCGCTGCTACTCGGATTGATTGGATTACTTTATCATTGGAAGCGCAATTATAAAGACACTGTTGTTGTCGCCTTACTTTTTCTGATGACAGGACTTGCCATTGTCGTTTACCTTAACCAAACACCATATCAACCCAGAGAGCGGGATTATTCCTATGCCGGATCATTTTATGCCTTTGCTATCTGGATTGGTTTTGGTGTGATCTCATTATGGGAAATTTTAAGCAAAGTACTTAAGAATGCTAAAGTTTCGGCAGTAATTGCATCAATCGTTGCACTTTTACTGGTTCCCGGAATTATGGCTATAGAAGGATGGGATGATCATAACCGATCCAATAGATATGTTGCCCGAGATTTCGCGCACAATTACCTGGTTGCCTGCGATCCGGATGCAGTGCTTATCACCTATGGCGACAACGATACATTTCCTCTCTGGTATATCCAGGATGTTGAAGATGTGCGCACAGATGTTCGTGTTGCGAACCACATGCTTGCATCCGGCGATTGGTATGTGCATCAGTTGGCCCGCGCGGTAAATGACTCACCTCCATTACCGTTTACCATCTCTAACGAGCAGTATGGGCGGGGTTCAAACGATGCTGTATATTTTTGGGATCGCGGCTTGCAAGGCCATCGCGAACTTAAAGAACTTATAAACTTTGTTGCAAGCGATGCTGACCATACAAAAGTAACGCTGGGTGGTCGGCGTATGAGCTATTTCCCAACAAAAAAGATAAAAATAACCATTGACCGTGATGCAGTGCTTGCCAACGGCATCGTGCCTGCGCATATGGCCGACCATATTGAGCCGGAACTGAGCTGGGAGGTTAAACCAAACGCAATTTACCGTAATGACTTAATGTTGCTCGATTTTCTGGCAACCAGCAACTGGACGCGCCCTTTGTATTTTACCAGCCCAAGTGGTATCCTGGAGGCACTCAATCTTGAGGAGTACATACACCTCGAAGGGTTTGTTTACAAGCTTATGCCTGTTAAAGCTGATCACTACGTTCGTGGATTAGGAGGAATTAACGTTGAGGCAACCTATGATGCGCTTATGAATAAAGCCAAATGGGGAAATATAAACGATCCACGCGTTACCGTTGACCGCGAAAGCATGCGCAACTCCATGTTCCCGCGCCAAAACTTTATGCGGCTTGCACAGGCGCTGCTTGATGAAAACCGGATTGATTCTGCCGTTGCAGTAGCCGATAGGTTCGTTGAGATCTTCCCTAACGACAAGTTTCCTTTCGATCGTTTTACCACTCCTTTCACAGAAGTATATTACGAAGCTGGAATGTTTGAGAAAGGCAATGAACTGGTTCGTACGATAGCCAATAATTATATGGCCGATATAGATTATTACGACAACCAAAGGCCTGCGGTTGCTGCTTATTTTGGCGAAGACCGTGAAATTGCAATGATTATGCTTCAGCGACTTTCAATGTCAGCCAGGGTGTATGATCAGCCGGAAGTAGCCGAAGAAATTGATTCTTTCATTACAATAAGAGGGCAGTAA
- the lgt gene encoding prolipoprotein diacylglyceryl transferase produces the protein MIAFITWEVSPQIFSIGSFEVRWYGLMFAFSFYFGYLIVRNMFRKEGIAENKLDSLATWVIIATIIGARLGHTLFYQPEHYLRHPLDILKIWEGGLASHGAAISIVLALWWFVRKEKWDFLWLMDRIVIAVALAGFFIRMGNLFNSEIYGKPTDLPWGFVFTSVDDIPRHPTQLYEALSYLSIFLILLWYYRKSDGKPKRGIIFGWFLILIFGARILIEFLKEPQVMFEQTMALNMGQWLSIPLVIAGIAVLIWTGRNRKT, from the coding sequence ATGATTGCATTTATAACCTGGGAAGTAAGTCCTCAGATTTTCAGTATCGGGAGCTTCGAAGTACGCTGGTATGGGCTCATGTTTGCTTTTTCCTTTTATTTCGGTTATTTAATTGTCCGCAACATGTTCCGCAAAGAGGGCATTGCCGAAAACAAGCTGGATAGCCTGGCAACCTGGGTGATTATTGCAACTATTATTGGCGCCCGACTGGGTCACACCTTGTTTTACCAGCCTGAGCATTACCTGCGCCATCCACTTGATATCCTGAAAATCTGGGAAGGCGGGTTGGCCAGTCATGGTGCGGCAATTTCAATAGTGCTTGCATTGTGGTGGTTTGTACGAAAGGAAAAATGGGATTTCCTGTGGCTGATGGACCGCATTGTTATTGCAGTTGCGCTGGCAGGTTTTTTTATCAGGATGGGCAACCTTTTCAATTCCGAAATTTATGGGAAACCAACTGACTTGCCCTGGGGTTTTGTTTTTACGAGCGTAGATGATATACCACGCCATCCTACACAACTGTATGAAGCACTTTCGTATTTATCAATATTCCTGATCTTGCTTTGGTATTATCGTAAAAGTGACGGAAAACCAAAACGAGGAATCATTTTCGGTTGGTTCCTGATCCTGATTTTCGGTGCCAGGATTTTGATTGAATTTCTTAAAGAACCACAGGTAATGTTTGAGCAAACGATGGCGCTGAATATGGGCCAATGGCTCAGCATTCCATTGGTGATAGCCGGTATTGCCGTTCTGATATGGACGGGCAGGAACCGGAAAACATAA
- a CDS encoding glycosyltransferase has protein sequence MPDNLNILICPLDWGLGHATRCVPIIRQLMTSQCRVFIAGHGRSLDFLKTEFPECQFINLPSYRFLYSSKGSMALAMLLSSPLILYGIFNEYLALKRIIKKYNIHGLISDNRFGLWNKSIPCVYMTHQVRIKTNSNLSFLEHILFKIHKYFIKKYDFLWIPDYETEPSLAGELSHHFDESIQRHYIGPLSRFAGSEKDNEINESDRIEILAIVSGPEPQRSIFETMITEQASGIQEKIILLQGIPGKNMEPVVKGNLTIYAHVESNRLKNMIINAGIVLCRPGYSSVMDLAVMGKKAFFVPTPGQTEQEYLAKIFQRQEIANFLPQQNLKLADVINKSSAFKGFSGFQYTSGVKRAVEQFVDYICKQK, from the coding sequence TTGCCTGATAACCTTAACATATTGATTTGTCCACTCGACTGGGGACTTGGCCATGCCACGCGATGCGTGCCGATTATCAGGCAACTTATGACATCTCAATGCCGGGTTTTTATTGCCGGTCATGGGCGATCGTTGGATTTTTTGAAAACCGAATTCCCTGAATGTCAGTTTATAAATCTCCCTTCATACCGGTTTCTTTATTCCAGCAAGGGATCAATGGCGTTGGCGATGTTGCTTTCGTCCCCACTCATTTTGTACGGTATCTTCAATGAGTACTTGGCGCTAAAGCGTATAATTAAAAAGTATAATATACATGGATTAATTTCTGACAACCGCTTTGGGCTTTGGAATAAGAGCATCCCATGCGTTTATATGACCCATCAGGTTCGGATTAAAACAAATTCAAACCTTTCCTTTCTTGAACACATTCTTTTTAAAATTCACAAGTACTTTATTAAAAAATATGATTTTCTCTGGATTCCGGATTATGAAACAGAACCATCCCTGGCGGGGGAATTATCCCATCATTTTGATGAATCCATACAGCGGCATTACATTGGCCCTTTAAGCAGGTTTGCTGGTTCTGAAAAAGACAATGAAATTAATGAAAGTGATCGGATCGAAATACTGGCTATAGTTTCCGGCCCTGAACCCCAGCGTAGTATTTTTGAAACAATGATCACAGAGCAGGCTTCCGGGATTCAGGAAAAAATAATCCTGCTCCAGGGAATACCTGGCAAAAATATGGAACCGGTTGTAAAAGGCAATCTTACTATTTATGCCCATGTTGAATCAAACCGCCTGAAAAACATGATCATAAATGCAGGCATTGTACTTTGCAGGCCTGGTTATTCTTCGGTAATGGATTTGGCTGTAATGGGCAAAAAAGCATTCTTTGTTCCAACTCCCGGTCAGACGGAACAGGAATATTTAGCGAAAATATTTCAGCGGCAAGAGATAGCCAATTTTTTGCCTCAGCAAAATTTAAAGCTCGCCGATGTAATAAACAAATCCTCTGCGTTCAAAGGTTTTTCGGGTTTTCAATATACAAGCGGTGTTAAACGGGCGGTTGAGCAATTTGTTGACTACATTTGCAAGCAAAAATAA
- the dprA gene encoding DNA-protecting protein DprA, with product MSILHQIALTLIPGIGDVLGKKLVAVCGSPEAVFIEKKKALLKTERVGDLIVNSILEHRDTALEMAARELEFINRYKINAVFYTDADYPKRLKECVDGPLMIFFKGKADLNHARIVAVVGTRHASHYGKEMCEKLITGLKNLDVMVVSGLAYGIDTCAHKSALDQGLNTIAVLAHGLDRIYPPLNKSLAERMLHQGGLITDFPSGTNPDRENFPARNRIIAGLADATIVVEAGMKGGALITAEIANSYNRDVFSVPGNIGNYYSEGCNFLIKTNKAALLQSADDVKYIMGWGDVAKPQIVQKKLMIELSPDQEKIVEVLQTNGEASIDRLCNETEISPALVANALLNLEFEGIVKTLPGKIYKLL from the coding sequence ATGAGTATCTTGCATCAAATTGCTCTTACCTTAATTCCCGGCATCGGCGATGTGCTAGGGAAAAAACTTGTCGCCGTTTGTGGCAGCCCGGAAGCTGTTTTCATTGAAAAGAAGAAAGCCTTGCTCAAGACTGAGCGTGTTGGCGATCTCATCGTGAATTCAATACTTGAGCACCGTGACACAGCTTTGGAAATGGCAGCCAGGGAACTTGAGTTCATCAACAGGTACAAGATAAATGCAGTATTTTATACTGATGCCGATTATCCGAAAAGGCTGAAAGAGTGTGTTGACGGGCCTTTGATGATTTTTTTCAAAGGCAAAGCTGACCTGAACCATGCCCGGATTGTTGCTGTTGTTGGCACACGGCATGCATCGCACTACGGCAAAGAGATGTGCGAAAAACTGATCACCGGTTTGAAAAACCTTGATGTGATGGTTGTGAGCGGGCTTGCATACGGCATTGATACATGTGCGCATAAATCTGCGCTTGATCAGGGTCTGAACACCATTGCCGTACTTGCCCATGGCCTTGACCGGATTTATCCGCCGCTCAACAAATCGCTGGCCGAACGCATGTTGCATCAGGGTGGATTAATCACTGATTTTCCTAGCGGCACCAATCCCGACAGGGAAAATTTTCCTGCACGCAACCGCATCATTGCCGGCTTGGCCGATGCAACCATTGTGGTAGAAGCAGGAATGAAAGGCGGGGCCTTAATCACCGCCGAAATCGCAAATTCCTACAACCGCGATGTTTTCTCGGTTCCCGGCAATATTGGCAATTATTATTCCGAAGGATGCAACTTCCTCATCAAAACCAATAAGGCCGCGCTGCTTCAATCAGCCGATGATGTTAAATATATCATGGGCTGGGGCGATGTTGCGAAGCCGCAGATAGTGCAAAAGAAACTTATGATCGAACTCAGCCCTGATCAGGAAAAGATTGTTGAGGTTCTTCAAACCAATGGCGAAGCGAGTATTGATCGGCTGTGCAATGAAACGGAAATCAGCCCGGCGCTTGTGGCCAATGCCTTGCTGAACCTCGAATTTGAAGGGATTGTAAAAACCCTGCCCGGGAAAATCTATAAGTTGCTTTGA
- a CDS encoding PrsW family intramembrane metalloprotease — protein sequence MYTNYLISAAVTLLIAILMYIYLGLRFRKGSSSALLLVFFLGIISIALNVFSVYLTNEAGFFPLGGNIKRVAFYALVTAGFVREFGKFLAIRIASFSRKDLNNPADGIVYSVMASLGFTLAALIWNIIFFQEDSQELYRSFLTLPANIITAIILGFFLGLGEQRKNRFIDSMTGLIAATLFHAVFEFSMLTSDVSLILVVFTGSIVIVGILISKAISLSTS from the coding sequence ATGTACACTAACTACCTAATTTCAGCGGCCGTTACTCTTCTCATTGCTATTCTGATGTACATTTACCTGGGCCTGAGATTCAGGAAAGGCTCATCATCTGCGCTGCTCCTTGTTTTTTTTCTGGGTATAATCAGCATTGCGCTGAATGTGTTTAGCGTGTATTTGACTAACGAGGCAGGTTTCTTCCCCTTGGGTGGAAACATCAAAAGGGTTGCATTTTATGCATTGGTCACTGCCGGATTTGTGCGTGAGTTTGGAAAATTCCTGGCCATCCGTATTGCTTCATTCTCCCGTAAGGATCTGAATAATCCTGCTGACGGGATAGTGTATTCCGTAATGGCATCGCTTGGCTTCACACTTGCCGCATTGATATGGAATATAATTTTTTTTCAGGAAGACTCACAGGAGCTTTACCGCAGTTTTCTTACACTTCCCGCAAATATAATCACGGCGATTATTCTAGGCTTCTTTTTGGGTCTTGGTGAGCAGCGTAAAAACAGGTTTATTGACTCCATGACCGGTTTGATTGCTGCGACGCTGTTTCATGCAGTGTTCGAATTCAGTATGCTTACTTCCGATGTGAGCCTGATCCTGGTAGTTTTTACCGGATCAATTGTTATTGTGGGAATTTTAATCAGCAAAGCAATTAGTTTGAGCACATCATAA
- a CDS encoding cupin domain-containing protein — MDDLIVKKLTFEEIERKGIKSWPIWEKEISRFPWQYNGDEECQILEGEVTIETSGGNYNISTGDFVIFKKGLKCVWDIKKPIRKHYNFPE; from the coding sequence ATGGACGATTTAATTGTAAAAAAATTAACATTTGAGGAAATTGAACGCAAAGGAATTAAGAGTTGGCCTATCTGGGAAAAAGAAATCTCACGGTTTCCATGGCAGTACAATGGCGATGAGGAATGCCAGATACTTGAAGGCGAAGTAACGATTGAAACCAGCGGAGGCAATTATAACATAAGCACCGGCGATTTTGTAATTTTCAAGAAAGGCCTCAAATGTGTCTGGGACATCAAAAAACCCATTCGGAAACATTATAACTTTCCGGAATAA
- the rsgA gene encoding ribosome small subunit-dependent GTPase A, whose amino-acid sequence MEGTVTKSTGSWYVVRLDDGSRVECRLRGKFRTGGIRTTNPVAVGDRVTIAMEPGKPTASIIKIGARHNYVIRRSVKLSKASHIIAANIDQAWLIATLAMPRTSIGFIDRFLITAEAYHIPACLVFNKHDLYDEKQFLVLNQLIALYESIGYRCFLTSALEGYGITELRDAMKDKTTLLTGHSGTGKSALVNAIEPGLNLRTSQISQQHLKGKHTTTFAEMFELSFGAFIIDTPGIQEFSLTDFDRKEVWERFPEMRAVSMNCQFHNCTHTHEPKCAVKDGLENGSISKLRYNSYLSILTDKELDITRWE is encoded by the coding sequence TTGGAAGGAACGGTAACTAAATCCACAGGTAGTTGGTATGTGGTGAGGCTGGATGATGGATCACGTGTGGAATGCCGCTTACGGGGCAAATTCCGTACTGGTGGCATACGCACCACCAACCCTGTAGCCGTTGGAGATAGAGTTACAATTGCTATGGAACCCGGCAAACCAACCGCTTCAATCATTAAAATTGGCGCCCGGCATAATTACGTCATCAGGCGATCGGTGAAACTTTCAAAGGCGTCGCATATAATTGCAGCTAATATTGACCAGGCATGGTTAATTGCAACTTTGGCCATGCCTCGTACTTCGATAGGGTTCATTGACAGGTTTCTTATTACTGCCGAGGCCTACCATATTCCGGCCTGCCTGGTTTTCAACAAGCACGATCTTTACGATGAAAAACAATTTCTTGTTTTGAACCAGCTCATTGCCTTATATGAGTCAATTGGCTATCGCTGTTTTTTAACATCAGCGCTCGAAGGATATGGTATCACAGAGCTGCGTGATGCCATGAAGGATAAAACCACTTTGTTAACAGGTCATTCCGGAACCGGGAAATCTGCTCTCGTCAATGCTATTGAGCCCGGATTGAACCTTCGAACCAGTCAAATTTCGCAACAACATCTCAAGGGAAAGCACACCACCACTTTTGCCGAGATGTTTGAGCTTTCATTTGGTGCATTTATTATTGACACCCCGGGGATTCAGGAATTCAGCCTCACCGACTTTGACCGCAAGGAAGTCTGGGAGCGTTTCCCTGAAATGAGGGCTGTTAGCATGAATTGCCAGTTTCATAATTGTACCCACACCCACGAACCAAAATGCGCGGTAAAAGATGGTCTTGAAAATGGAAGCATCAGCAAATTGAGATACAACAGCTATCTGAGCATCCTTACTGATAAGGAACTGGATATTACAAGATGGGAATGA
- a CDS encoding D-tyrosyl-tRNA(Tyr) deacylase, which produces MRVVIQRVTESSVLIDSKIVAEIGNGLLILLGIEEADGEDDIDWLCGKIARLRIFNDDQMVMNLAVTDVNADVLIVSQFTLHASTRKGNRPSYIRAVRPEVAIPLYETFKTKLSEMLGKSVHSGEFGAMMQIHLVNDGPVTIIIDSKVKE; this is translated from the coding sequence ATGCGGGTAGTAATACAAAGAGTTACAGAATCATCAGTATTAATTGATAGCAAGATTGTTGCTGAAATTGGAAATGGCTTATTGATTCTTCTTGGAATTGAAGAAGCTGACGGTGAAGATGATATTGATTGGCTTTGTGGAAAAATTGCCAGGCTGCGGATCTTTAATGACGATCAAATGGTGATGAACCTTGCAGTAACAGATGTAAATGCTGATGTTCTTATTGTCAGCCAGTTTACACTACATGCAAGTACCCGCAAAGGAAACAGGCCTTCGTATATCCGCGCTGTAAGGCCCGAAGTTGCGATCCCACTTTATGAAACCTTTAAAACAAAACTTTCAGAGATGCTTGGCAAATCGGTTCATAGTGGCGAGTTCGGAGCCATGATGCAGATACATCTTGTAAATGACGGCCCGGTAACCATCATTATTGATTCAAAGGTCAAAGAGTAG
- a CDS encoding TonB-dependent receptor, which produces MMTYKSTFTFCLILSVNLIFSIALYSQTGTVRGFVYEKENGEPVIFTNVYFQGTSIGAATDVNGYYVISRIPPGNYTLMVTSMGHDTLSVPMSIKANDVITKNLYVVPGAFQLEGVQVTARRDEAQTETRTSVVKITPRQIKQLPTFGGQADLAQYLQVLPGVIFTGDQGGQLYIRGGPPIQNKVLLDGMTIYNPFHSIGLFSVFDTDILRNVDVYTGGFNAEYGGRISSIMDLTTRDGNRTKFAGKVDASTLGAKLLVEGPIVKLNEDRPDDFSASFILSVKNSYLRESSKLFYNYIDDDGLPYNFLDIYGKVSINAGNGSKVNFFGFKFQDDVNYRLVSEFNWDTYGGGMNFLVIPGKSPALLEGNASFSSYMISLNEADGRPRTSEINGFNVGLAFTYFMGKNHIKYGIESLGFLTDFTFFNALGWRINQKQNTTELASYVKYHYSAGKFLFEPGLRIQWYASLGEFSPEPRLAIKYNVTNHFRLKMASGIYSQNLMSGTSDRDVVNLFYGFLSGPENLPKEFDGSEITHKLQKARHLIVGMEYDLTDHLLLNLETYIKDFTQLTNLNRDKLYEDTPANADKPERLRKDFIIEKGAAQGVDLSLKYDYRSFYLWTVYSLTYVDRFDGIISYFPHFDRRHSVNIVGTYQFGKNKGWEISSRFNYGSGFPFTQSQGYYERIPFQDGIFTDYMQINGQLGIIYADLNKGRLSDYHRLDFSIRYLAKFGKHTKLESTASVTNVYSRSNVFYQDRITGERIDQLPVMPSLGMSLSF; this is translated from the coding sequence ATGATGACCTATAAATCTACCTTTACCTTTTGCCTGATCCTTTCTGTTAACCTGATTTTTTCAATTGCTCTTTACTCACAAACCGGCACTGTAAGAGGTTTTGTTTATGAAAAAGAAAATGGTGAACCGGTAATTTTTACCAACGTTTACTTTCAGGGCACATCCATTGGCGCTGCAACTGATGTAAATGGCTATTATGTTATTTCACGCATTCCACCTGGAAATTATACGCTGATGGTGACCTCGATGGGTCACGACACGCTTAGTGTTCCCATGAGCATCAAGGCCAATGATGTGATCACCAAAAACCTTTATGTTGTTCCCGGCGCTTTCCAACTCGAAGGTGTTCAGGTAACTGCACGGCGTGATGAAGCACAAACTGAAACCAGAACTTCTGTTGTTAAGATTACACCACGCCAGATCAAACAACTTCCAACATTTGGAGGCCAGGCTGATCTTGCACAATACCTTCAGGTGTTGCCTGGCGTAATTTTTACCGGTGATCAGGGGGGCCAGCTTTATATTCGTGGGGGCCCGCCAATTCAAAATAAGGTATTGCTTGATGGCATGACCATCTATAATCCATTTCACTCCATAGGGTTGTTTTCGGTATTCGACACTGATATTCTGCGCAATGTTGATGTGTATACCGGTGGATTCAATGCCGAATATGGCGGTAGGATTTCGTCCATCATGGACTTAACCACCCGTGATGGCAACCGTACGAAATTTGCCGGAAAAGTAGATGCCTCTACTTTAGGAGCTAAGTTGCTGGTTGAAGGCCCGATTGTTAAATTAAACGAAGACCGTCCCGATGATTTCAGTGCTTCGTTTATCCTTTCAGTCAAAAACTCATATCTCAGGGAAAGTTCAAAGTTGTTTTACAATTATATTGACGATGACGGACTGCCTTATAACTTCCTGGATATTTACGGAAAAGTTTCTATCAATGCCGGTAATGGCAGCAAGGTCAACTTTTTCGGGTTCAAATTTCAGGATGATGTAAATTACCGCCTCGTGAGTGAATTCAATTGGGATACCTATGGTGGTGGTATGAATTTTTTGGTGATCCCGGGAAAATCGCCTGCTCTCCTGGAAGGCAACGCTTCGTTCTCAAGTTATATGATTTCATTGAATGAAGCCGACGGACGGCCGCGAACCAGCGAAATCAACGGCTTCAATGTTGGGCTTGCCTTTACCTATTTCATGGGTAAGAACCACATTAAATATGGAATTGAATCCCTCGGATTTCTTACCGATTTCACTTTCTTCAATGCATTGGGATGGCGTATCAACCAAAAACAAAATACTACGGAATTGGCCAGTTATGTGAAATACCACTACAGCGCAGGCAAATTTTTGTTTGAACCCGGATTAAGGATACAATGGTATGCATCGCTTGGCGAATTTTCGCCTGAACCACGTTTGGCCATCAAATACAATGTTACCAATCATTTCCGGTTAAAGATGGCTTCCGGCATTTATTCTCAAAATCTTATGAGTGGTACTTCGGATCGCGATGTTGTAAACTTGTTTTATGGTTTTCTTTCAGGACCCGAAAACCTGCCCAAGGAGTTTGACGGAAGCGAAATAACGCATAAGTTGCAGAAAGCCCGTCACCTCATCGTCGGTATGGAGTATGACCTTACTGATCATCTTCTCCTGAACCTTGAAACTTACATTAAAGATTTTACACAGCTTACCAACCTCAACAGGGATAAATTGTATGAAGATACTCCTGCAAATGCAGATAAACCTGAACGACTCAGAAAAGATTTCATTATTGAAAAAGGCGCAGCACAGGGGGTGGATTTATCTCTGAAATATGACTACAGATCCTTTTACCTCTGGACAGTTTACTCACTTACTTACGTTGACCGCTTTGATGGCATAATTTCTTATTTCCCGCACTTCGACCGTAGGCATAGCGTAAATATTGTTGGAACCTACCAGTTTGGCAAAAACAAAGGCTGGGAAATCAGCAGTCGCTTTAATTACGGCAGTGGTTTTCCATTTACGCAATCGCAGGGTTATTATGAGCGCATACCTTTCCAGGATGGCATTTTCACTGATTACATGCAAATAAACGGACAACTAGGCATTATTTATGCCGATCTGAATAAAGGTCGTTTATCCGATTATCACAGGTTGGATTTCAGCATTCGTTATCTTGCAAAATTTGGCAAACATACCAAGCTTGAATCTACAGCTAGTGTTACCAATGTGTATAGCAGGAGCAATGTATTTTATCAGGACAGGATTACCGGCGAACGCATTGATCAATTGCCTGTTATGCCCAGTTTGGGGATGAGTTTGAGTTTTTGA